A single genomic interval of Mycobacterium sp. DL592 harbors:
- a CDS encoding LLM class flavin-dependent oxidoreductase, with product MTRVIRFNAFDMNCVAHQSPGLWRHPDDQSWRYKDLEYWTELAKLLERGRFDGLFIADVLGTYDVYGGSDEAAIRHAAQIPVNDPLLLVSAMALVTRDMGFGLTTGTGFEHPYPFARRMSTLDHLTKGRIGWNVVTGYLPAAARNMGQTDQPAHDARYDHADEYLEVLYKLWEGSWEDDAVVRDRDRGVFTDPAKVHHIGHEGTHFSVPGVHLSEPSPQRTPVIFQAGSSPRGVRFAAENAEAIFTAAPTKEILAKTVTTIRRELELAGRDPYAAKIFNLTTVVTAATDEEAHAKHAEYLSYGDPEGALVFMSGWMGVDLARYGLDEPIGNVDSNAILSAVAAFQSADPDGGEWAVRDIAEWGEIGGMGPRIVGSGEYVADTLQEWVAETDVDGFNLAYAISPGTFADFIDHVVPVLTERGAYQADYAPGTLRNKLLGNGDRLPDEHRGARYRVGGPESTIIERPSTLPSSSASTAAQPVSRR from the coding sequence GTGACCCGAGTGATCCGATTCAATGCCTTCGACATGAACTGCGTGGCCCACCAGTCCCCGGGACTGTGGCGCCACCCCGACGACCAATCCTGGCGCTACAAGGACCTCGAGTACTGGACCGAGCTCGCCAAGCTGCTCGAGCGCGGCCGATTCGACGGACTGTTCATCGCCGATGTCCTGGGCACCTATGACGTCTACGGAGGTAGTGACGAGGCCGCGATCCGGCACGCCGCACAGATCCCGGTCAACGACCCGCTGCTACTGGTGTCGGCGATGGCGCTGGTGACCCGGGACATGGGCTTCGGCCTGACCACCGGCACCGGCTTCGAGCACCCCTATCCGTTCGCCCGCCGGATGTCGACGCTGGATCATCTGACCAAGGGCCGGATTGGCTGGAACGTCGTAACCGGCTATCTGCCCGCCGCCGCGCGGAACATGGGCCAGACCGATCAGCCCGCACACGACGCCCGCTACGACCACGCCGACGAGTACCTCGAGGTGCTCTACAAACTGTGGGAAGGCTCCTGGGAGGACGACGCCGTGGTCCGCGACCGGGACCGCGGTGTGTTCACCGATCCCGCGAAGGTGCACCACATCGGCCACGAGGGAACCCATTTCAGCGTGCCCGGTGTGCACCTGTCCGAGCCGTCCCCGCAACGCACACCGGTGATCTTCCAGGCCGGGTCGTCGCCTCGAGGAGTCCGCTTCGCTGCCGAGAACGCCGAGGCCATCTTCACCGCGGCACCCACCAAGGAGATCCTGGCCAAGACGGTGACGACGATCCGCCGCGAGTTGGAGCTGGCCGGCCGAGATCCCTACGCCGCCAAAATCTTCAACCTCACCACCGTAGTCACCGCCGCGACCGACGAGGAGGCGCACGCCAAGCACGCCGAGTACCTGTCCTACGGCGATCCCGAGGGTGCCCTGGTCTTCATGTCCGGCTGGATGGGAGTCGACCTGGCCCGTTACGGCCTCGACGAACCGATCGGCAATGTCGACTCCAACGCGATCCTGTCGGCGGTGGCCGCCTTCCAGTCCGCCGACCCCGACGGCGGCGAATGGGCGGTGCGCGACATCGCCGAATGGGGCGAGATCGGCGGAATGGGCCCGCGGATCGTCGGCTCCGGTGAATACGTCGCCGACACCCTGCAGGAGTGGGTTGCCGAGACCGACGTCGACGGGTTCAACCTGGCATATGCGATCAGCCCGGGCACCTTCGCCGACTTCATCGACCACGTCGTGCCGGTGCTGACCGAACGCGGTGCCTACCAAGCGGATTACGCACCGGGCACGCTGCGCAACAAACTTCTGGGGAACGGTGATCGGCTACCCGATGAACACCGCGGCGCGCGTTACCGGGTGGGCGGGCCGGAGTCGACGATCATCGAACGCCCCTCGACGCTGCCGTCGTCGTCGGCGTCGACCGCGGCGCAGCCGGTGAGTCGCCGCTAG
- a CDS encoding ABC transporter permease subunit encodes MAADVLVFVGAAALLWLIVHVAKGAGVPWTVEHAAATVSTDPANLPYYAARSLLRMFIALALSVVFTFIYATAAARLPRAEKVLVPLLDILQSVPILGFLSITVTGFIALFPGSQLGLECASIFAIFTSQAWNMTFAFYYSLKSQSRDLDEASRLLRLSRWQRLWRVDLPGGMIPLVWNGMMSFGGGWFFLTASEALSVNGHQVALPGIGAYVAAAGDAGELGRVLLAVVVMVVLVIGVNALFWRPLTAWAERFRIEDSGAAEVPRSVVLDVLRRSQIPHLVAAPFGRLVAPIDRMMAVFGRAERPLRTAPGPQRAGDVAFAAATVAVVGYGGYRVVSYIAHSVGFGEVGHALQLGLVTFARVVAVLVVATAIWVPVGVWIGMNPKVSRVAQPVVQVLASFPANFLFPLVTAALIATGVSLNIGGVLLMALGSQWYILFNVIAGASAIPHDLREASTNLRLTRNLRWRKLILPAIFASYVTGGITAAGGAWNASIVAEVVSYHGTTLTATGLGSYITAATAAGDSGRILVGVIVMSTFVVGTNRLFWRRMYDLAQRRYSLS; translated from the coding sequence ATGGCCGCCGACGTCCTGGTCTTCGTCGGCGCGGCAGCGCTGCTGTGGCTGATCGTCCACGTCGCCAAGGGCGCAGGCGTCCCGTGGACCGTTGAGCACGCCGCGGCGACGGTATCGACCGATCCCGCGAATCTGCCGTACTACGCGGCTCGTTCGCTGCTGCGGATGTTCATCGCCCTGGCACTGTCGGTGGTGTTCACCTTCATCTACGCCACCGCTGCGGCCCGGCTTCCCAGGGCCGAGAAGGTGCTCGTCCCGCTGCTGGACATCCTGCAGTCGGTGCCGATCCTGGGTTTCCTGTCCATCACCGTCACCGGGTTCATCGCACTGTTCCCGGGCTCGCAGCTCGGCCTCGAATGCGCGTCGATCTTCGCGATCTTCACCTCGCAGGCCTGGAACATGACCTTCGCGTTCTACTACTCGCTCAAGTCGCAGTCGCGTGACCTCGATGAAGCCTCCCGGTTGCTGCGGCTGTCCCGGTGGCAGCGATTGTGGCGAGTCGACCTGCCCGGCGGGATGATCCCGCTGGTGTGGAACGGGATGATGAGTTTCGGCGGGGGCTGGTTCTTCCTGACCGCGTCGGAAGCGTTGAGCGTCAACGGACATCAAGTCGCGCTTCCCGGTATCGGCGCCTACGTCGCCGCCGCGGGCGACGCCGGTGAACTGGGCCGGGTGCTGCTGGCAGTCGTGGTCATGGTGGTGCTGGTGATCGGGGTGAACGCGCTGTTCTGGCGGCCGCTGACGGCGTGGGCCGAGCGCTTCCGGATCGAGGACTCCGGCGCAGCCGAAGTGCCGCGCAGTGTGGTGCTCGACGTGCTGCGCCGCTCGCAGATCCCCCACCTGGTGGCCGCTCCCTTCGGGCGGCTGGTGGCCCCGATCGACCGGATGATGGCGGTGTTCGGTCGCGCCGAACGGCCGCTGCGCACTGCGCCGGGGCCGCAGCGGGCCGGTGACGTGGCGTTTGCCGCCGCGACGGTGGCGGTGGTCGGCTACGGCGGCTACCGGGTCGTCAGCTATATCGCACACAGCGTCGGATTCGGCGAGGTGGGGCACGCGCTGCAGCTGGGACTGGTGACCTTCGCCAGGGTGGTGGCCGTCCTGGTGGTGGCCACCGCGATCTGGGTACCGGTCGGGGTGTGGATCGGGATGAATCCCAAGGTTTCCCGGGTCGCGCAGCCGGTGGTCCAGGTGCTCGCCTCGTTCCCGGCGAACTTCCTGTTCCCGTTGGTGACCGCCGCCCTGATCGCCACCGGCGTGAGCCTCAACATCGGCGGGGTGCTGTTGATGGCGCTCGGCTCGCAGTGGTACATCCTGTTCAACGTCATCGCCGGCGCAAGCGCGATTCCCCACGATCTCCGGGAGGCCTCGACCAACCTGCGCCTGACCCGAAACCTGCGCTGGCGCAAGCTGATCCTGCCTGCGATCTTCGCCAGCTACGTCACCGGTGGTATTACGGCGGCCGGCGGCGCATGGAACGCCTCGATCGTCGCCGAAGTGGTCAGCTACCACGGCACCACGTTGACCGCGACCGGTCTGGGTTCCTACATCACCGCCGCGACCGCGGCCGGTGACTCGGGGCGGATCCTGGTGGGCGTCATCGTCATGAGCACGTTCGTCGTGGGCACCAACCGGCTGTTCTGGCGGCGGATGTATGACCTGGCGCAACGCCGGTACTCGCTGTCCTAG
- a CDS encoding nitrate/sulfonate/bicarbonate ABC transporter ATP-binding protein encodes MSDTLIEIDHLTKSFPGAGDGSLLVLDDISLNLREGEIVALLGRSGSGKSTLLRTIAGLIAPTSGSVRYRGTELNGANPGTAMVFQTFALMPWLTVLENVELGLAARGVPPAERKARALKAIDVIGLDGFESAYPKELSGGMRQRVGFARALVLEPDLLLMDEPFSALDVLTAENLRTELMNLWGRHDFPTKAICLVTHNIEEAVMLADRVLVLGANPGRIRAEVTVGLPRPRDRRSPGFAAVVDRLYGLLTGTEADGHGVAPAAATPTSTPLPAATVGGLAGLVEIVVAQGGRADLPDLAAELNFEIDDLLPLVDAAAMLGLVTVTDADLEVTPTGREFTGADIQSSKQIFAAQARERAPLIRTICRALGSSTDGGLRAGFFLDLLQRGFGPDEARSQLDTAINWGRYGELFDYDTDTDQITADPAAGIFAARAS; translated from the coding sequence ATGTCGGACACCCTGATCGAGATCGATCACCTGACGAAGAGCTTTCCCGGAGCCGGAGACGGGTCCCTGCTGGTCCTCGACGACATCAGCCTGAACCTGCGCGAGGGCGAGATCGTGGCCCTGCTGGGCAGGTCGGGTTCGGGCAAGTCCACCCTGCTGCGCACCATCGCCGGACTGATCGCGCCCACCAGTGGCTCGGTGCGCTACCGCGGAACCGAACTCAACGGCGCCAACCCGGGAACCGCGATGGTGTTCCAGACCTTTGCGCTGATGCCGTGGCTCACCGTCCTGGAAAACGTCGAACTCGGGCTGGCCGCCCGTGGCGTGCCACCGGCGGAGCGAAAGGCCCGTGCGCTCAAGGCAATCGACGTGATCGGGCTCGACGGGTTCGAGTCCGCCTACCCCAAGGAGCTGTCCGGCGGTATGCGTCAGCGGGTCGGATTCGCCCGCGCCCTGGTCCTCGAACCCGATCTGCTGCTGATGGACGAGCCCTTTTCGGCGCTGGACGTCCTGACCGCCGAGAATCTGCGCACCGAGTTGATGAACCTGTGGGGGCGCCACGACTTCCCCACGAAGGCGATCTGCCTGGTGACCCACAACATCGAGGAGGCGGTGATGCTCGCCGACCGCGTGCTGGTGCTCGGGGCCAACCCGGGCCGCATCCGCGCGGAGGTCACCGTCGGCCTGCCCCGCCCCCGGGACCGCCGCTCGCCAGGTTTCGCGGCGGTGGTGGACCGGCTCTACGGCCTGCTGACGGGCACCGAAGCCGACGGGCACGGAGTTGCCCCGGCGGCCGCGACGCCGACCAGCACCCCGCTGCCTGCCGCCACCGTGGGAGGTCTGGCCGGCCTCGTCGAGATCGTGGTGGCCCAGGGCGGCCGGGCCGACCTGCCCGACCTTGCCGCCGAGCTCAACTTCGAGATCGACGACCTGCTGCCCCTGGTCGACGCCGCGGCCATGCTGGGCCTGGTCACCGTCACCGACGCCGATCTGGAGGTGACGCCGACGGGCCGGGAGTTCACCGGGGCCGACATTCAGAGCAGCAAGCAGATCTTCGCTGCTCAGGCCCGCGAGCGGGCACCGTTGATCCGGACGATCTGCCGCGCCCTGGGCAGCTCCACCGACGGCGGCCTGCGCGCGGGTTTCTTCCTGGACTTGCTGCAGCGCGGGTTCGGGCCCGATGAGGCCCGCAGCCAACTGGACACCGCGATCAACTGGGGCCGCTACGGCGAGCTGTTCGACTACGACACAGACACCGACCAGATCACCGCCGACCCGGCGGCCGGGATCTTCGCGGCCAGAGCGTCGTAG
- a CDS encoding multicopper oxidase family protein — protein sequence MPSVSRRRFLLGLAASPIALSLACSGSAPEPPTTNGGKRPLPIPPLADSTLDDSQTRVFSLRAAPGISEIVAGQHTPTWGYNGSILGPTLRARTGETVAVRFDNALPEPTSVHWHGMHVPARCDGGPHQVVEPGGQWSPTWTIRQPAATLWYHPHPHGMTEKHIYRGLAGFFIIDDASSSQLPRDYGLDDIPLVIQDRRFTASGALDESDSTDVGLLGNTIVTNGVADAYLRVQSERVRLRILNGSGGRLYNLGFSDDRSFLIVGSDGGLLSAPVETRRVRLSPGERVEIVAELRSGSAVSLRSFAFDDNAGLSPSEAKRCGLHDTFEILELRPGATLRSGGEVPAVLASIPAPDTSHAAATRTFDLRWFMINHTRMNMDVVDFSTTVDTTEIWAVRNVDNWPHNFHVHDTQFRIIDVDGAPPPPALAGYKDTVYVAPGQRIRLAVRFTDYTDATFPYMYHCHLAMHEDRGMMGQFLVLASGQAPAPMQGQMPGHGDHSMP from the coding sequence GTGCCATCGGTGTCCCGTCGAAGATTCCTACTCGGGTTGGCGGCGAGCCCGATCGCGCTGTCACTCGCGTGTTCGGGCAGCGCGCCCGAACCACCGACGACCAACGGCGGCAAGCGTCCACTGCCGATCCCCCCGCTCGCCGACTCCACCCTCGACGACAGTCAGACCCGGGTCTTCTCGCTCCGGGCTGCCCCCGGAATCTCGGAGATCGTTGCCGGACAGCACACGCCGACCTGGGGGTACAACGGGTCGATCCTCGGTCCGACCCTCCGGGCCCGCACCGGCGAGACCGTCGCCGTGCGGTTCGACAACGCACTGCCCGAGCCGACGTCGGTGCACTGGCACGGGATGCACGTGCCCGCGCGGTGCGACGGCGGCCCCCACCAGGTCGTCGAACCCGGAGGGCAGTGGAGCCCGACCTGGACGATCCGCCAGCCGGCGGCGACATTGTGGTATCACCCACATCCCCACGGCATGACCGAAAAGCACATCTACCGCGGGCTGGCAGGCTTCTTCATCATCGACGACGCGTCGTCGAGCCAACTCCCCCGCGACTACGGCCTCGACGACATTCCCCTCGTCATCCAGGACCGCCGGTTCACCGCATCCGGCGCCCTGGACGAGTCCGACTCGACAGACGTCGGGCTGCTGGGCAACACGATCGTCACCAATGGTGTGGCCGATGCCTACCTTCGGGTCCAGTCCGAACGGGTGCGGCTCCGTATCCTCAACGGTTCCGGAGGCCGGCTCTACAACCTGGGTTTCAGCGACGACCGCTCCTTCCTCATCGTCGGCAGCGACGGTGGCCTGCTGTCGGCGCCGGTCGAGACCAGGAGAGTCCGGCTCAGCCCCGGCGAGCGGGTCGAGATCGTTGCCGAATTACGCTCGGGCTCAGCCGTTTCGCTGCGATCGTTCGCCTTCGACGACAACGCCGGCCTGTCCCCGTCCGAGGCGAAGCGCTGCGGGCTGCACGACACCTTCGAGATTCTGGAGCTACGCCCCGGTGCGACACTGCGATCCGGTGGTGAGGTTCCGGCGGTGCTGGCGTCCATCCCAGCGCCCGATACGTCACATGCGGCAGCGACGCGGACATTCGACCTGCGCTGGTTCATGATCAACCACACGCGGATGAACATGGATGTCGTCGACTTCAGCACAACCGTCGACACCACCGAGATCTGGGCGGTTCGCAATGTCGACAATTGGCCGCACAACTTCCACGTGCACGACACCCAGTTCCGCATCATCGACGTCGACGGAGCCCCGCCGCCACCGGCACTCGCCGGATACAAGGACACCGTGTATGTCGCTCCGGGACAGCGGATTCGGCTGGCCGTGCGCTTCACCGACTACACCGACGCGACCTTCCCCTACATGTATCACTGCCACCTGGCGATGCACGAAGACCGCGGAATGATGGGCCAGTTCCTGGTGCTCGCATCGGGCCAGGCACCCGCTCCGATGCAGGGACAGATGCCCGGTCACGGCGATCACTCCATGCCTTGA
- a CDS encoding response regulator transcription factor, translating to MTAGIRVLLVDDQRLIRAGLRMLCEATEDLDVVGEAADGEQAVRMAAELAPDVILMDLRMPGLDGVAATRMLTSVRPESKILVLTTFDDDAHLYPALAAGAAGFLVKDTSPAQLVDAIRRTADGDVTMSPHLLRRLVAKAVAESVVAQSPEPEPVSMTARERDVLALICRGSSNRQIAEELHLGLTTVKTHVANLLEKTGCTNRVQLAIYATQGME from the coding sequence ATGACGGCCGGAATCCGGGTGCTGCTCGTCGATGACCAGAGGCTGATCCGGGCCGGCCTGCGCATGCTGTGCGAGGCGACCGAAGACCTCGACGTGGTGGGCGAAGCTGCGGACGGCGAGCAAGCGGTTCGAATGGCCGCAGAACTCGCGCCGGACGTCATCCTGATGGACCTGCGGATGCCCGGACTGGATGGCGTCGCAGCCACTCGTATGCTGACGTCGGTCAGGCCGGAGTCGAAGATACTGGTGCTCACCACCTTCGATGACGACGCGCATCTCTACCCGGCACTGGCAGCCGGTGCGGCGGGGTTCCTGGTCAAGGACACCTCCCCGGCCCAACTCGTCGACGCCATCCGGCGAACCGCCGATGGTGACGTCACGATGTCACCACACCTGCTGCGGCGGTTGGTCGCCAAAGCGGTAGCGGAAAGCGTTGTCGCGCAATCGCCCGAGCCGGAGCCGGTGTCGATGACGGCGCGCGAACGTGACGTGTTGGCGTTGATCTGCAGGGGATCCTCCAATCGGCAGATCGCCGAGGAACTCCATCTGGGGCTGACCACGGTGAAAACCCATGTCGCCAACCTGTTGGAGAAGACGGGTTGCACAAACCGCGTTCAGCTCGCGATCTACGCGACTCAAGGCATGGAGTGA
- a CDS encoding sensor histidine kinase codes for MPVFLGLSVFPSRFHVSWSYALLSMCAAVCFVAGWRWPTLASLTISALAVPLFAAEAWGLSGLVPYLGAVALADVVARSAGTLPIVATTAAWSAAVVGGYALDDYTSLRSAATAVTATAVVAVPVLAGLYLRAQRRLAAMYRQRAEYAELQRAASESVVRSQERTAMARELHDVVAHHMSSIALRIAVAQHTIDDLTPDTTAVLADVHTTASAALADIRRLNDALRDPQLREVAMIEADTLWTEIDAAVARAVAAGLSVRTCIDRGAGGLDVMSRLTLLRVTQEALTNAMKYGAGPDPVELSLDSRDDGVAIRVSNTCASPEPPAGTGHGIIGMTERLHLVGGRFDARRVDRRWVLDAWIPQRITGAGDVR; via the coding sequence GTGCCGGTGTTTCTCGGCCTCAGCGTCTTTCCCAGTCGATTCCATGTCTCCTGGTCGTACGCGCTGCTGTCGATGTGCGCTGCAGTGTGCTTCGTCGCCGGTTGGCGCTGGCCGACGCTCGCGTCGTTGACCATCTCGGCGCTGGCGGTTCCGCTGTTCGCCGCCGAAGCGTGGGGGCTGTCCGGCTTGGTCCCCTACCTGGGCGCGGTCGCGTTGGCCGACGTTGTTGCGCGTAGCGCCGGTACCCTGCCGATCGTCGCCACCACCGCAGCGTGGTCTGCGGCAGTTGTCGGCGGTTACGCACTGGATGACTACACGTCGTTGCGCAGCGCTGCCACTGCGGTGACTGCCACCGCGGTGGTCGCGGTGCCGGTTCTGGCCGGACTCTATCTGCGGGCGCAGCGACGACTTGCCGCCATGTACCGGCAGCGCGCCGAATACGCGGAGTTGCAGCGGGCAGCATCGGAGTCCGTCGTGCGCTCGCAGGAACGCACCGCGATGGCGCGCGAGCTTCACGATGTGGTCGCACACCATATGTCGTCGATAGCTTTGCGAATCGCTGTGGCGCAGCACACGATTGACGATCTGACCCCGGATACGACCGCCGTGCTCGCCGATGTTCACACCACCGCCTCGGCTGCGCTGGCCGACATTCGCCGACTCAACGATGCTTTGCGTGACCCGCAGCTGCGCGAGGTGGCGATGATCGAAGCCGACACGCTCTGGACCGAGATCGACGCGGCCGTCGCACGGGCTGTGGCCGCGGGTCTTTCCGTGCGCACCTGCATCGATCGAGGTGCGGGCGGATTGGATGTCATGTCGCGGCTGACTCTGCTGCGGGTGACGCAGGAGGCGCTGACGAATGCGATGAAGTACGGCGCCGGGCCAGACCCGGTGGAGTTGAGCCTCGACAGCCGCGACGACGGCGTCGCGATTCGGGTCAGCAACACGTGCGCATCGCCGGAACCACCGGCCGGCACCGGTCATGGGATCATCGGCATGACCGAGCGGCTGCACCTGGTCGGCGGCCGGTTCGATGCCCGCCGCGTCGACCGGCGGTGGGTGCTCGACGCATGGATTCCACAACGGATCACCGGGGCGGGGGACGTGCGATGA
- a CDS encoding class II 3-deoxy-7-phosphoheptulonate synthase, whose protein sequence is MNWTVDVPIEQLPSLPPLPADLRARLDAALTKPAAQQPSWDADAAKAMRTVLESVPPVTVPSEIEKLSSQLAAVARGEAFLLQGGDCAETFADNTEPHIRANIRTLLQMAVVLTYGASMPVVKVARIAGQYAKPRSSDIDALGLKSYRGDMVNGFAPDAAVRDHDPSRLVRAYANASAAMNLVRALTSSGLASLHLVHDWNREFVRTSPAGARYEQLAGEIDRGLKFMSACGVNDRNLDTADIYASHEALVLDYERAMLRMDAGDPAAEATPKLYDLSAHYVWIGERTRQLDGAHVAFAEVIANPIGVKIGPTTTPELAVEYVERLDPHNKPGRLTLVSRMGNHKVRDVLPPIIEKVQASGHQVIWQCDPMHGNTHESSTGYKTRHFDRIVDEVQGFFEVHRALGTHPGGIHVEITGENVTECLGGAQDISDTDLAGRYETACDPRLNTQQSLELAFLVAEMLRD, encoded by the coding sequence GTGAACTGGACCGTTGACGTACCGATCGAGCAGCTGCCGTCGCTGCCGCCGCTGCCCGCGGACCTGCGGGCGCGCCTGGACGCCGCGCTGACCAAGCCGGCCGCCCAGCAGCCCAGCTGGGACGCCGACGCGGCCAAGGCGATGCGGACCGTGCTGGAGAGCGTCCCGCCGGTGACCGTACCTTCGGAGATCGAGAAGCTGTCCAGTCAGCTCGCCGCGGTGGCCCGCGGCGAGGCGTTCCTGCTGCAGGGCGGCGACTGCGCCGAGACGTTCGCCGACAACACCGAGCCGCACATCCGCGCCAACATCCGCACGCTGCTGCAGATGGCCGTGGTGCTGACCTACGGCGCCAGCATGCCGGTGGTGAAGGTGGCCCGGATCGCCGGGCAGTACGCCAAGCCGCGCTCGTCGGACATCGACGCTCTGGGCCTGAAGTCCTACCGCGGCGACATGGTCAACGGGTTCGCCCCGGATGCCGCGGTGCGCGACCACGACCCCTCGCGGCTGGTGCGTGCCTACGCCAACGCCAGCGCGGCCATGAATCTCGTTCGCGCCCTGACCTCCTCCGGTCTGGCCTCGCTGCACCTGGTGCACGACTGGAACCGCGAGTTCGTCCGCACCTCGCCGGCCGGCGCCCGCTACGAGCAGCTGGCCGGTGAGATCGACCGCGGCCTGAAGTTCATGAGCGCCTGCGGGGTCAACGACCGCAACCTCGACACCGCCGACATCTACGCCAGCCACGAGGCGCTGGTGCTCGACTACGAGCGGGCGATGCTGCGGATGGACGCTGGAGATCCCGCGGCTGAGGCGACTCCCAAGCTGTACGACCTGTCGGCGCACTACGTCTGGATCGGGGAGCGCACCCGCCAGCTCGACGGTGCGCACGTCGCGTTCGCCGAGGTGATCGCCAACCCGATCGGGGTGAAGATCGGTCCGACCACGACGCCCGAGCTGGCGGTCGAGTACGTCGAGCGGCTCGACCCGCACAACAAGCCGGGCCGGCTGACCCTGGTGAGCCGGATGGGCAACCACAAGGTCCGCGACGTGCTGCCGCCGATCATCGAGAAGGTACAGGCCTCGGGTCACCAGGTGATCTGGCAGTGCGACCCGATGCACGGCAACACCCACGAGTCCTCGACCGGCTACAAGACCCGGCATTTCGACCGGATCGTCGACGAGGTGCAGGGCTTCTTCGAGGTGCACCGGGCGCTGGGCACCCACCCCGGCGGCATCCACGTCGAGATCACCGGTGAGAACGTGACCGAGTGTCTCGGTGGCGCCCAGGACATCTCCGACACCGACCTGGCCGGCCGCTACGAGACGGCCTGCGACCCGCGGCTGAACACCCAGCAGTCACTGGAGCTGGCGTTTCTCGTCGCAGAAATGCTGCGCGACTGA
- a CDS encoding polyadenylate-specific 3'-exoribonuclease AS: MRYFYDTEFIDNGRIIDLISIGVVAEDGREYYAISTEFDPESAGKWVRNNVLPKLPSPSSQLWQSRRQIREGLESFFDIDGDEPIELWAWVAAYDHVALCQLWGPMTSLPPQIPRFTRELRQFWEERGCPRMPPRPHDTHDALVDARHNMRRYVLMTTGVDLGVVPTDTPIRR; encoded by the coding sequence GTGCGGTACTTCTACGACACCGAATTCATCGACAACGGGCGCATCATCGACCTGATCTCGATCGGGGTGGTCGCCGAGGACGGTCGCGAGTACTACGCGATCTCCACCGAATTCGACCCCGAGTCGGCAGGCAAGTGGGTCCGCAACAATGTGCTGCCCAAACTGCCGTCGCCGTCGTCGCAGCTGTGGCAGTCCCGCAGGCAGATCAGGGAGGGGCTGGAGAGCTTCTTCGACATCGACGGCGACGAGCCGATCGAACTCTGGGCGTGGGTGGCGGCCTACGACCACGTGGCGCTGTGCCAGCTGTGGGGCCCCATGACGAGCCTGCCGCCGCAGATTCCGCGTTTCACCCGCGAGCTGCGCCAGTTCTGGGAGGAACGCGGCTGCCCCCGGATGCCCCCGCGGCCGCACGACACCCACGATGCGCTCGTCGACGCCCGTCACAACATGCGGCGCTATGTGCTGATGACCACCGGTGTGGACCTCGGCGTGGTGCCCACCGACACCCCTATCCGCAGGTAG